The genomic segment GTACGGAACTCGTGGCTGACGTTGGCGAAGAAGCTGGTCTTGGCGCGGTCCAGCGCGGCCAGCTCGGCGGCGCGGGCGCGTTCCTGCTCGTACGCCCGCTGCTTGCCCACCGCCCGGGACACCTGCGCGGCGACCAGGTCGACGAAGTCGCGGTAGTCGGCGGCGAACGGCAGCCGCCGGGACACTCCGAGCAGCAGCACGCCGGCCGGCTCGTTCGTGGCGGTCAGCGGCAGCAGGAGCGCCTGGTCGGCGGCGTCCGGCGGCACCGCGCCGGGCAGGTCGGCGGTGGCGATCCAGCGCGGCGCGGTCAGCGGCTCGTCGTCGGGCAGCCCGGGCGGCGGGCCAGCGACGGTGTCCGGCTCCACGCCCGAACAGCCGGCCGGCACCAGCGACCCGGTCTCGTCGGAGAACCAGACCGCGCTGAACGGCACGTCGGCGCGGTGGGCGTCGAGCACCCGGGTGACGGCCCGGCCCAGTTCGAGCATGCCGGGTACGTCGCCCAGCTCGTTGCCCAGCTCGGCGAGGACACGCAGCCGGCGTTCGCCGAGCACCCGGCCGGTGGTCTCGTTGACGAAGCAGAAGATCCCGCTGACGGTGCCGTCGGCGTCGCGGATCGGGTCGTACGAGACGTCGAAGTAGACGTCCTCCAGGAACCCGTGCCGGTTGATCACGAAGGGGTGGTTCTCACCCCGGTACGGCACGCCGGTGCGGCGCACGGCGTCGAGCAGCGGGCCGAGCACGTCCCAGGTCTCGGCCCAGTGCCGGCGTGCGGCCTGGCCGATCACGGCGGGGTGCTTGTCGCCGATGGTCGGCCGGTAGGCGTCGTTGTAGAAGGCCAGATGGTCTTCGCCCCAGAACACCACCATCTGGGCGCGGGACGACAGCATGGTGCTCACCGCGTGGCAGAGCGCCGCGGGCCAGCGGTCCGGGCTGCCGAGGGCGGTGGTGGACCAGTCGAAGGCGCGCAGCCGCTCGCCCATCTCGCCGCCGGCTGCGAACGCCGCGGCGAGCAGCGGCGACAGTGACGCCTCGCCGGCCGCCGGGGACGAACGACTGTCGCCCCCGCCCCCCTGGGCCGAGCCCATGCAGCCTCCCGCTCCGGCCATGATCACGACGGTCGGCGCTGTCACGCCGACCGTCCCCGCCTACTACCCCGACGGACGAGCAACGTAACGCACCCGCACCGTTCGACGCTGCTTACCTGCGTCTCATCCTGGCGTAACCGACGGTCCGGGGCGACTCGGGCGGTCCTCGCCTGGTCGGCGGGACCACCGATTCGGCTGTCCGCGCACCTACGAAACGCGGGTGTGTGATCTAGCCGACATCGCGGCCCGGACCAGCGCGGCCACCGGCCGCGGGTCGGTCTCGTTCTCCGGATGCCACTGCACGCCGAGCACGAAGCGCCGGGCCGGATCCTCCACCGCCTCGATCACCCCGTCGTCGGCCCAGCCGGTGACCGCGAGGCCGCCGGGGTCGGCCACCGCCTGATGGTGGTACGAGTTGACCCGGTCCACCCCGGCCATCACCTCGGCGGCCCGGCTGCCGGCGGCGAAGCGCACCGGATGCGCGCCGTACACGCCCGGCGCGGGACGGTGCCCTTCGTGCCCGACCACGTCCGGCAGGTGCTGGTGCAGCAGCCCGCCGTACGCCACGGCGAGCAGTTGCATCCCCCGGCACACGCCCAGCACCGGCAGGTCGGCGGCGAGCGCGGCGGTCAGCAGCGTCGCCTCCCCGGCGTCGCGCTCCGGCCGGCTCTCGGTACGCGGGTCCGGCGGCTCGCCGTACCGCTCCGGGCCGACGTCCGCGCCGCCGGCCAGCAGCAGCCCGTCCAGCAGCCCCAGCACGTCCGCGTCGGCGTCGTCCGGGGGCAGCACCACGGCCCGGCCGCCCGCCTCGGTGACCGACCGGACGTACGCGTGCGGCACGAGCGTCGCCGGCACGTCCCGCCACACCGCCCAGCCGGCCGGCTCGACGTACGCGGTGATGCCGATGACCGGCCTCACTGTGCCGGCCCGGTTCGCGACTGCGGGGCTCGCAAGATCGGCTCACTCCTCGCGCTCACAGGGGTGTCACGTAGGCACCGGTGATGCCGCCGTCGACGACGAACTGCGCGGCGGTCATGAACGACGCGTCGTCGCTGGCGAGGAACGCCACCGCGGCGGCGATCTCGGTGGGATCGCCGAACCGGCCCATCGGCACATGCACCAGCCGCCGGGCCGCCCGCTCCGGGTCCTTGGCGAACAACTCCAGCAGCAGCGGCGTCGCCACCGGCCCGGGGCACAGCGCGTTCACCCGGATGCCCTCGCGGGCGAACTGCACGCCCAGCTCCCGGGTCATCGCCAGCACCCCGCCCTTGCTCGCCGTGTACGCGATCTGCGACGTCGCCGCGCCCATCAGCGCCACGAACGAGGCGGTGTTGATGATCGAGCCCTTGCCCTGCCGGCGCATGTGCGGGATGACGTACTTGCAGCACAGGTAGACGCTCGTGGTGTTCACCCGCAGCACCCGTTCCCAGGCGTCCAGGCCGGTCTCCAGGATGGAGTCGTCGTCCGGCGGCGAGATGCCGGCGTTGTGGAACGACACGTCCACCCGGCCGTGCCGCTGCACCACCCCGTCGAACAGGTCGCGCACCGCCGTCTCGTCGGCTACGTCGGCGGCCACGAACTCGCCGTCCACCTCCTGCGCGGCCCGGGTGCCGGCGTCGGCGTCGATGTCCACGCACACCACCCGCGCGCCCTCGGCGGCGAAACGCCGTACGGTGGCCAGCCCGATGCCGCTGCCGGCGCCGGTCACGACCGCCACCCGGTCGGAAAGCCGTCCCTGCACTGTGATCACTCCTCGGTGCCGATGAACACGTTCTTGACGTCGGTGAAGGCGTGCAGCGCGTCCGGACCCAGCTCCCGGCCCAGGCCGGAGCGTTTCATCCCGCCGAACGGTGTCCAGTAGCGCACCGAGGAGTGCGAGTTGACGCTGAGGTTGCCGGCCTCGACAGCGCGCGCCACCCGCACCGCGCGGCCCACGTCCCGGGTCCAGATCGAGCCGGAGAGGCC from the Micromonospora sp. WMMA1947 genome contains:
- a CDS encoding gamma-glutamyl-gamma-aminobutyrate hydrolase family protein (Members of this family of hydrolases with an active site Cys residue belong to MEROPS family C26.) gives rise to the protein MRPVIGITAYVEPAGWAVWRDVPATLVPHAYVRSVTEAGGRAVVLPPDDADADVLGLLDGLLLAGGADVGPERYGEPPDPRTESRPERDAGEATLLTAALAADLPVLGVCRGMQLLAVAYGGLLHQHLPDVVGHEGHRPAPGVYGAHPVRFAAGSRAAEVMAGVDRVNSYHHQAVADPGGLAVTGWADDGVIEAVEDPARRFVLGVQWHPENETDPRPVAALVRAAMSARSHTRVS
- a CDS encoding 3-oxoacyl-ACP reductase — its product is MQGRLSDRVAVVTGAGSGIGLATVRRFAAEGARVVCVDIDADAGTRAAQEVDGEFVAADVADETAVRDLFDGVVQRHGRVDVSFHNAGISPPDDDSILETGLDAWERVLRVNTTSVYLCCKYVIPHMRRQGKGSIINTASFVALMGAATSQIAYTASKGGVLAMTRELGVQFAREGIRVNALCPGPVATPLLLELFAKDPERAARRLVHVPMGRFGDPTEIAAAVAFLASDDASFMTAAQFVVDGGITGAYVTPL